In Nostoc sp. UHCC 0926, a single genomic region encodes these proteins:
- a CDS encoding type II toxin-antitoxin system HicB family antitoxin — protein MRAIKIIVEKHNDGYVAYPLGIKGVVVGEGDSYEEALADVKSAIRCHIETFGQEVLEEESPVLEAFVAEAEVPI, from the coding sequence ATGAGAGCAATCAAAATTATTGTTGAAAAACATAATGACGGTTACGTAGCCTATCCGTTGGGTATCAAGGGAGTTGTAGTTGGCGAAGGTGACAGCTATGAAGAAGCATTAGCTGATGTTAAATCTGCTATCCGCTGTCATATAGAGACATTTGGTCAAGAGGTTTTAGAAGAGGAATCACCAGTGCTAGAAGCTTTTGTGGCGGAAGCTGAGGTTCCTATTTAA
- a CDS encoding diflavin flavoprotein — translation MSTNKPRDVQVYPIATDTRILRSRSWSRLRFEIEYALAKGTTANSYLIESDKTAIIDPPGETFTEIYLEALQQRFHVEELDYVILGHVNPNRAATLKALLKIAPQITFVCSNPGAKNLRGALENPDLQILVMRGEETLDLGNGHNLQFIPTPNPRYADQLCTYDPQTEILYTDKLFGAHVCGDQVFDEGWEIYNEDRRYYFDCLMAPHARQIETALDKLADFPVRMYANGHGPLVRYGLIDLTKAYREWSQQQTSADLTVALIYASAYGNTATLAQAIARGITKAGVAVESINCEFTEPEEIRAAVEKAGGFIMGSPTLGGHAPTPVQTALGIVLSTATNNKLAGVFGSFGWSGEAVDLIEGKLKDAGYRFGFDTIRVKFKPNDATLQLCEEAGTDFAQALKKARKVRSPSQPATSVEQAVGRIVGSLCVLTAKEGDRSSAMLASWVAQASFSPPGLTIAVAKERAVETLTHSGNKFVLNILKEGNHLGLMKHFLKPFGPGQDRFADVAVQEAENGSPILTDALAYLECSVQNRMESGDHWLVYATVESGKVLNQDGVTAVHHRKSATHY, via the coding sequence ATGTCAACAAATAAACCCCGTGACGTTCAAGTTTATCCAATAGCTACAGATACAAGAATACTGCGATCGCGCAGTTGGTCTAGGCTCAGATTTGAAATTGAATATGCTCTTGCTAAGGGTACAACTGCCAATTCTTATTTAATAGAAAGCGATAAAACTGCCATCATTGACCCTCCAGGGGAAACCTTTACGGAAATTTATTTAGAAGCTTTACAGCAGCGTTTCCATGTCGAAGAGTTAGATTATGTAATTTTGGGACATGTCAACCCCAACCGCGCTGCGACTTTAAAAGCTTTGTTGAAAATTGCCCCGCAAATCACTTTTGTTTGTTCTAATCCGGGGGCAAAAAATTTACGTGGGGCGCTGGAAAATCCAGATTTGCAAATTCTTGTCATGCGGGGAGAAGAAACTCTAGATTTGGGCAATGGGCATAATTTACAATTTATTCCTACCCCCAATCCCCGCTATGCAGATCAACTTTGCACCTACGATCCGCAAACAGAAATTCTCTACACAGATAAGTTATTTGGGGCGCATGTTTGCGGTGACCAGGTATTTGATGAAGGTTGGGAAATATATAACGAAGATCGGCGCTATTATTTTGATTGCCTGATGGCTCCCCATGCCCGTCAAATTGAAACAGCGCTGGATAAACTTGCCGATTTTCCTGTGCGAATGTATGCCAATGGACACGGGCCTTTGGTACGCTATGGCTTAATCGATCTGACCAAAGCTTATCGGGAATGGAGTCAACAGCAAACATCTGCTGACTTGACAGTAGCGTTGATTTATGCATCAGCTTATGGGAATACAGCCACATTAGCCCAAGCGATCGCTCGTGGGATCACAAAAGCTGGCGTTGCTGTAGAATCGATTAACTGCGAATTTACTGAACCAGAAGAAATCCGGGCTGCTGTGGAAAAAGCCGGCGGTTTCATCATGGGTTCTCCTACCCTCGGCGGTCATGCACCCACACCCGTGCAAACAGCTTTAGGAATTGTATTATCCACCGCTACTAACAATAAACTCGCAGGTGTTTTTGGTTCCTTTGGCTGGAGTGGGGAAGCAGTTGATTTAATCGAAGGTAAATTGAAAGATGCTGGCTATCGGTTTGGTTTTGACACTATCCGCGTAAAATTCAAACCCAACGATGCCACCTTACAATTGTGTGAAGAAGCTGGAACTGACTTTGCTCAAGCACTGAAAAAAGCTAGAAAAGTGCGATCGCCAAGTCAACCTGCAACAAGTGTAGAACAAGCAGTTGGTCGGATTGTCGGTTCTCTTTGCGTTCTCACAGCAAAAGAAGGCGATCGTTCCAGTGCCATGTTAGCCTCTTGGGTGGCTCAAGCCAGCTTTAGTCCCCCTGGTTTGACCATAGCTGTAGCTAAAGAACGTGCAGTAGAAACACTGACACACTCAGGCAATAAATTTGTCCTCAATATTCTTAAAGAAGGGAATCACTTGGGGTTGATGAAGCATTTCCTTAAACCCTTCGGCCCAGGACAAGACCGATTTGCTGATGTCGCCGTCCAAGAAGCGGAAAACGGTTCTCCCATACTTACGGATGCCCTAGCATATCTCGAATGTTCTGTACAAAACCGGATGGAATCTGGCGACCACTGGCTAGTTTATGCGACTGTCGAGAGTGGCAAAGTGCTAAATCAAGATGGCGTTACAGCCGTGCATCATCGCAAGTCGGCAACTCATTATTGA
- a CDS encoding nuclear transport factor 2 family protein, whose product MKADYLEESLLCEFEECLLQSDVRKSAKDVMDLLADEFIEFGSSGRVFDKQQIINSLQNEPIESLTQRSITEFKTLVLATGVVLVTYRIVRQISGEQPVHSLRSSIWKLNNDRWKMIFHQGTLVRES is encoded by the coding sequence ATGAAAGCAGACTATTTAGAAGAATCACTTCTTTGTGAATTTGAGGAGTGTTTGCTTCAATCGGATGTACGAAAGTCAGCTAAAGATGTCATGGACTTACTTGCTGACGAGTTCATTGAGTTCGGAAGTTCAGGGCGTGTTTTCGATAAACAGCAAATTATCAACAGCTTGCAGAATGAACCCATCGAATCCCTGACTCAAAGATCGATAACAGAATTCAAAACTTTAGTTTTGGCAACAGGGGTTGTTTTAGTAACCTATCGTATAGTCAGACAGATATCTGGGGAACAGCCTGTTCATTCGCTGCGAAGTTCCATCTGGAAATTGAACAATGATCGATGGAAAATGATTTTTCATCAGGGCACTCTGGTTAGAGAATCATAG
- a CDS encoding phycobiliprotein lyase, with protein MTSLLKIVQTTDESQISEFFQESAGKWRSQRRYYTLPQGETKEMESIVTINFLEQGCDELQKLAQMHDLADTVSLICGAAVTWESTDVPKGRKESQGSTIFGAMGNILYRDRGFAISKPVTAQYNFSNPKTLCLRTEYNGSMFEEELKLIGSKYRTRQTIISRAGEQLMIGQYLEKRVED; from the coding sequence GTGACATCATTATTAAAAATTGTCCAAACTACAGATGAATCCCAGATTTCGGAATTTTTCCAGGAATCAGCGGGTAAGTGGCGATCGCAACGACGCTATTACACCCTACCTCAGGGAGAAACTAAGGAGATGGAGAGTATAGTTACGATCAATTTTCTAGAGCAGGGCTGTGATGAATTGCAAAAGCTAGCTCAGATGCACGATTTGGCTGATACAGTCAGTTTGATCTGTGGTGCAGCAGTTACATGGGAAAGTACGGATGTGCCCAAGGGCAGGAAAGAGTCGCAAGGTTCAACGATATTTGGGGCTATGGGAAACATTTTGTATCGCGATCGCGGTTTTGCCATATCCAAACCAGTCACTGCCCAGTATAATTTCTCCAACCCGAAAACACTGTGTTTGCGAACTGAATACAACGGTTCAATGTTTGAAGAAGAGTTAAAGCTAATTGGCAGCAAATACCGCACCAGACAGACCATCATCTCCCGTGCTGGTGAGCAGTTGATGATTGGTCAATATTTAGAAAAGAGAGTGGAGGATTAG
- a CDS encoding efflux RND transporter periplasmic adaptor subunit has product MILDRNKPQKQAKISPFAAANQVINTLLDSVVKTDLVVADVKSSVHTKVSSRFASILLIPCLLGIGLLTANCGSLPKESADAESQSPGSGQRGGSAAVDVAIARTDLLQKQPEYTGNTTPFRIVSVRSQVEARLLALNLDVGDPVKLGQNIGQLDDAILLTQLKQTEAELAALKSEVARASNQVSNARADVERARLEVVQAQADSQRQQNLFKAGAIAEQVAQRARTQAQTAAQALRAAQEQVRIEQQAVAAAQGRVLAQQALVAQTKERRSYAQLTSPITGVVTQKVTEPGNLLQAGNEVLKIGDFNRVKVIVQVSELELAQIQVGQSVQVRLDAFPDQALIGRVTRISPAADATARLIPVEVVIPNTQGKIGSGLLARVNFENQTQQRVIVPQTAIQKAGSKNSKGTGETQTNVRQDSSLPNTSAIAEAKPQDQSGAIFVVKDTEGKTKVTARAVMLGKRADGKVEILSGLQAGERYVVRSGKPLKEGDTVNLSILSEKQ; this is encoded by the coding sequence ATGATTTTGGACAGAAATAAGCCGCAAAAGCAGGCGAAAATCTCACCTTTCGCAGCCGCTAACCAGGTAATTAATACCCTGTTAGATTCAGTTGTGAAGACTGATCTGGTTGTCGCAGATGTAAAGAGTAGCGTTCACACAAAGGTGTCTTCCCGTTTTGCATCAATATTATTGATTCCCTGTTTGCTGGGCATAGGACTGCTGACAGCGAATTGCGGATCACTGCCCAAGGAATCGGCTGATGCGGAATCTCAAAGTCCTGGTAGTGGACAACGTGGTGGTAGTGCAGCTGTAGATGTGGCGATCGCTCGAACTGATTTGCTGCAAAAACAACCAGAATATACAGGTAATACAACACCCTTTCGGATTGTATCAGTGCGATCGCAGGTGGAAGCCCGGTTATTGGCTTTGAACTTAGATGTGGGCGATCCGGTTAAGCTTGGACAAAACATCGGGCAATTAGATGATGCCATACTTTTGACCCAATTAAAGCAAACAGAAGCAGAACTAGCAGCCCTGAAATCAGAAGTAGCTAGGGCAAGCAATCAGGTAAGCAATGCCCGTGCAGACGTTGAACGGGCACGGCTAGAAGTGGTACAAGCTCAAGCAGACTCACAACGGCAACAGAATCTATTCAAAGCTGGAGCGATCGCTGAACAAGTCGCTCAACGAGCACGTACCCAGGCGCAAACAGCCGCCCAAGCGCTGCGGGCAGCTCAAGAACAAGTCCGTATAGAACAGCAAGCCGTCGCTGCTGCTCAAGGCAGAGTATTGGCCCAACAGGCATTAGTTGCCCAAACCAAAGAACGCAGGTCTTACGCTCAACTCACATCCCCGATCACTGGCGTAGTCACACAAAAGGTGACAGAACCTGGCAATCTTCTGCAAGCAGGTAATGAAGTCTTAAAAATTGGCGACTTTAACCGTGTTAAAGTCATCGTCCAAGTTTCCGAATTAGAACTGGCACAAATTCAGGTTGGGCAGTCTGTACAAGTGCGCTTAGATGCCTTTCCGGATCAAGCATTAATTGGCAGAGTTACGCGCATTTCTCCAGCAGCCGATGCCACAGCTCGCTTGATACCTGTAGAGGTAGTGATTCCCAACACTCAAGGCAAGATTGGCAGTGGACTACTGGCGCGAGTCAATTTTGAAAACCAGACACAACAACGGGTTATAGTGCCGCAAACAGCTATTCAGAAAGCAGGCAGTAAGAACTCCAAGGGTACAGGGGAGACGCAAACAAATGTACGGCAGGACTCTTCTTTGCCTAACACATCTGCTATAGCAGAGGCAAAGCCGCAAGACCAAAGTGGAGCAATATTTGTCGTCAAAGACACAGAAGGCAAAACGAAGGTAACAGCACGAGCCGTAATGTTAGGAAAAAGGGCTGATGGGAAAGTGGAAATTTTATCCGGTTTGCAAGCGGGAGAGCGCTATGTTGTTCGTAGTGGTAAGCCGTTAAAAGAAGGTGACACTGTAAATCTTTCAATTCTTTCAGAAAAGCAATAG
- a CDS encoding alpha/beta fold hydrolase, translated as MGTLFRNSRRKLSQGLIFWREVGEKTPIIFLHGAWNESSQWLSVMESLAQDFHCFAPDLLGFGESENPNIHHSIDLQVECLSEFMQAVKLEKVYLVGHSLGGWIAASYALKYPEKVDGVVLLAPEGVEIAGQEQYYQKMRRLLNYPPLIVKLLRSLTPLTKILGWHEKIAQDLQLRQALLPYPIGCQLLFKRRQAEIEAELVQKQLYMIDVSAFILQGGQDTPDALAKSRVYAQLMPKVELKMIPHAGNDLPESCAGVVAIEIREFIKGN; from the coding sequence ATGGGTACACTATTCCGTAACTCCCGGAGAAAGCTCTCTCAAGGGCTGATATTCTGGCGTGAAGTCGGTGAAAAAACTCCTATAATTTTTTTACATGGTGCTTGGAATGAGAGCAGTCAATGGTTATCTGTGATGGAGTCTCTTGCACAAGATTTCCATTGCTTCGCACCTGATTTGTTAGGGTTTGGTGAGTCAGAGAATCCTAATATCCACCATTCGATAGATTTACAAGTAGAATGTCTATCAGAATTTATGCAAGCTGTCAAGCTAGAAAAGGTGTATTTAGTAGGACATTCTCTTGGGGGTTGGATTGCTGCTAGCTATGCTTTAAAGTATCCAGAAAAAGTTGATGGTGTGGTACTGCTAGCACCAGAGGGCGTAGAAATAGCAGGACAAGAACAGTATTACCAAAAGATGCGGCGATTACTGAACTATCCACCACTAATAGTTAAATTGTTGCGATCGCTCACTCCTTTGACTAAAATCTTAGGTTGGCATGAAAAAATTGCACAGGACTTGCAGCTGCGTCAAGCGCTATTGCCGTATCCTATAGGTTGCCAGTTACTTTTCAAACGGCGACAAGCAGAAATTGAAGCGGAATTAGTGCAGAAGCAGCTTTACATGATAGATGTATCGGCTTTTATTTTACAAGGTGGCCAAGATACACCAGATGCTTTAGCTAAGAGCCGGGTTTATGCTCAACTAATGCCGAAAGTCGAGTTAAAAATGATTCCTCATGCCGGAAACGACTTACCAGAATCTTGTGCTGGGGTTGTGGCGATCGAGATTCGGGAGTTTATTAAAGGGAACTAG
- a CDS encoding PEP-CTERM sorting domain-containing protein: MKNLVLLSAIVLATTSGLFFQTMQPASALTWKWNYSGTGIEAIGTFTTNNTPDDLGFYQILGITGTRNRETITGLQPVGTPIPGNEPFDVDNLVSLNTQHLTGNGFGYSTSGGNYSNPFFASFLPTPSYLEVFSAPPLTPGFENFGTEDSELPISFSATIITVPEPTSILSLLALATLGAPSALKRNKPSKLTEKKLEKLS; encoded by the coding sequence ATGAAAAATCTAGTTCTACTATCTGCCATAGTCCTCGCCACCACATCTGGATTGTTTTTCCAGACAATGCAACCTGCCTCTGCTTTAACTTGGAAGTGGAATTATTCTGGTACTGGTATAGAGGCAATTGGTACTTTTACCACTAATAACACCCCTGACGATTTGGGTTTTTATCAGATTTTGGGAATTACTGGTACACGAAATCGTGAAACAATTACTGGTCTGCAACCTGTAGGGACTCCAATACCAGGAAACGAACCTTTTGATGTTGATAATTTAGTTAGTCTGAATACTCAACACTTAACAGGTAATGGTTTTGGGTATTCTACATCGGGGGGAAACTATTCTAATCCGTTTTTCGCTAGTTTCTTGCCAACACCAAGTTATTTAGAGGTTTTTTCTGCGCCACCACTGACACCAGGTTTTGAAAATTTTGGGACGGAAGATAGTGAGTTACCCATTAGTTTTTCTGCAACCATAATCACCGTACCTGAACCCACCTCTATCCTTAGCTTACTTGCCCTCGCTACTCTCGGTGCCCCTTCAGCACTCAAACGTAATAAGCCATCCAAATTAACTGAGAAGAAGCTTGAAAAACTTTCCTAA
- a CDS encoding RNA recognition motif domain-containing protein — MSIYVGNLSYEVTQDALSAVFAEYGAVKRVQLPTDRETGRLRGFAFVEMSSEDEETKAIEALDGAEWLGRDLKVNKAKPREDRGGSFGGGGNRGGGGGGYNRGGGGRY; from the coding sequence ATGTCAATTTACGTTGGTAACCTCTCCTATGAAGTTACACAAGATGCGCTGAGTGCTGTTTTTGCAGAATATGGTGCTGTAAAGCGTGTTCAGCTACCTACTGACCGTGAAACAGGTCGTTTACGCGGCTTTGCTTTCGTGGAAATGAGTTCGGAAGATGAAGAAACAAAAGCTATTGAAGCTCTTGATGGGGCTGAATGGCTGGGTCGTGACCTGAAAGTAAATAAGGCCAAGCCCAGAGAAGACCGAGGTGGTTCCTTCGGTGGTGGTGGTAATCGTGGCGGTGGTGGCGGCGGCTACAACCGTGGTGGTGGTGGTCGCTACTAA
- a CDS encoding NUDIX hydrolase, whose translation MNVIAFFPAAVQSTRSLWRIGQTVLGIIFRHPITGTSIIPILPDGRIVLIRRRDDGLWALPGGIVDWGEDIPNTVHRELMEETGLELVKINRLVGVYSAPDRDPRIHSICIVVEAEVHGTMEIQDTLEVMEIQAFCANFLPLGQMSHDHTRQLQDYLKGLTTLA comes from the coding sequence TTGAACGTTATTGCTTTTTTTCCGGCAGCTGTGCAGTCCACACGTAGCTTATGGCGGATTGGACAAACAGTATTGGGTATCATATTTCGTCATCCCATTACTGGCACTAGTATCATCCCAATTTTACCCGATGGTCGGATAGTACTGATCCGGCGACGTGATGATGGTCTTTGGGCATTGCCTGGAGGGATAGTAGATTGGGGAGAAGATATTCCCAACACAGTCCACCGGGAATTGATGGAGGAAACCGGGCTAGAATTGGTGAAAATTAACCGTTTGGTAGGAGTTTACTCCGCACCAGACCGTGATCCCAGAATTCACTCAATTTGTATTGTGGTTGAAGCTGAGGTACATGGGACAATGGAAATTCAGGATACTTTAGAAGTCATGGAAATCCAAGCTTTCTGTGCCAATTTTCTACCTTTAGGACAAATGTCTCACGACCATACTCGGCAGTTGCAAGACTACTTGAAAGGTTTGACAACATTGGCATAA
- a CDS encoding diflavin flavoprotein, with the protein MVALTEKTEKRLTIQTVEIAQETTAIRSLDWDRDRFDIEFGLQNGTTYNSFIIRGEQTALVDTSHEKFRQLYFDTLTGLIKPTEIDYLIISHTEPDHSGLVKDLLQMAPEITVVGSRVAIQFLEDLVHQPFKRRIVKNGDRLDLGNGHEFEFVIAPNLHWPDTIFSFDHKTKILYTCDAFGLHYCSDSTFDEDLAAIEEDFHYYYDCLMGPNARSVLSALKRMAELKTIGMVATGHGPLLSHNVEELIGRYRTWSQTQTKAETTIGIFYVSEYGYSDRLAQAIANGIGKTGVAVEIVDLGSEVDLQELRELVSRCTGLVVGLTPASGAASIQAALSTVLGSAKEKQAIGVFETGGGDDEPIDPLVSKFRNLGLTTVFPAIRIKQTPTENTYKLCEEAGTDLGQWVTRDRSIKVMKSLGADLDKALGRLSGGLYIITAKKGDVSSAMLASWVNQASFKPLGFSIAVAKDRAIESLMQVGDRFVLNILEQGNFQPLMKHFLKRFAPGADRFEGVRTQPAENGAPILNDALAYMECEVVSRMDCGDHWAVYSTVYAGRVSKPDALTAVHHRKVGNHY; encoded by the coding sequence ATGGTAGCGCTCACCGAAAAAACTGAAAAACGGCTCACCATACAGACTGTAGAAATCGCTCAAGAGACGACGGCTATTCGCTCTTTGGATTGGGATCGCGATCGCTTCGATATTGAGTTTGGTCTGCAAAACGGTACTACTTATAACTCGTTTATCATCCGTGGGGAGCAGACTGCCTTAGTTGATACCTCCCACGAAAAGTTTCGTCAACTATATTTTGATACGCTTACCGGACTAATCAAGCCAACAGAGATTGATTACTTGATTATCAGCCACACCGAACCAGACCACAGCGGCTTAGTGAAAGATTTGCTGCAAATGGCTCCAGAAATTACCGTTGTCGGCTCTAGGGTGGCAATTCAGTTTCTTGAGGATTTGGTACATCAGCCATTCAAACGGCGGATTGTGAAAAATGGCGATCGCTTAGATTTGGGCAATGGTCATGAATTTGAATTCGTGATTGCTCCAAATTTACATTGGCCGGATACCATTTTCAGCTTTGACCACAAAACCAAAATTCTCTATACGTGCGACGCTTTTGGGCTGCACTATTGCTCAGATAGCACCTTTGATGAAGACTTGGCGGCTATCGAAGAAGACTTTCATTATTACTATGATTGCTTGATGGGGCCGAATGCGCGGTCAGTTTTATCTGCCCTGAAGCGAATGGCGGAATTGAAAACCATCGGCATGGTTGCCACAGGACATGGGCCATTATTATCCCACAATGTTGAGGAACTAATTGGACGTTACCGCACTTGGAGCCAAACGCAAACTAAGGCAGAAACAACAATTGGAATATTTTACGTTTCCGAATACGGATATAGTGATCGCCTTGCTCAAGCAATTGCCAACGGTATCGGGAAAACTGGTGTCGCCGTGGAAATTGTCGATTTGGGATCTGAAGTCGATTTACAAGAACTGCGGGAACTAGTTAGCCGCTGTACTGGACTGGTCGTTGGTCTAACTCCAGCTTCTGGCGCTGCTAGCATCCAAGCTGCACTCAGCACAGTTTTAGGATCTGCCAAAGAAAAGCAAGCCATAGGCGTGTTTGAAACTGGCGGTGGCGATGATGAGCCAATAGATCCTTTGGTGAGTAAATTCCGCAATTTGGGTTTGACAACGGTTTTTCCAGCGATTCGGATTAAACAAACACCCACAGAAAATACCTACAAGCTGTGTGAAGAAGCGGGTACAGACTTAGGGCAATGGGTAACACGCGATCGCAGTATCAAAGTCATGAAATCTCTAGGTGCTGACTTGGATAAAGCACTCGGTAGACTCAGCGGCGGACTATATATTATCACTGCTAAAAAAGGTGATGTTTCCAGTGCCATGCTAGCCTCTTGGGTGAATCAAGCCAGCTTCAAACCCTTAGGATTTTCCATTGCAGTAGCCAAAGATCGGGCAATTGAATCACTCATGCAAGTAGGCGATCGCTTTGTTCTTAACATCTTAGAACAAGGCAATTTTCAACCACTAATGAAGCACTTTTTGAAGCGGTTCGCCCCTGGCGCTGATCGCTTTGAAGGTGTGAGAACCCAGCCAGCCGAAAATGGTGCCCCCATCCTCAACGACGCCCTCGCCTACATGGAGTGCGAAGTCGTCAGTAGAATGGACTGCGGCGACCATTGGGCAGTATACAGCACCGTCTACGCCGGAAGGGTTTCTAAGCCAGATGCTTTGACTGCTGTGCATCACCGGAAAGTCGGAAACCACTATTAA
- a CDS encoding type II toxin-antitoxin system HicA family toxin, whose amino-acid sequence MVKFPVDAPKAKVIKTLEFLGFTVIREREHIVMERENEDGKKTPLTMPNHSQIKGSTLRSICTQAGISREDFLSAYEQI is encoded by the coding sequence ATGGTTAAATTTCCAGTAGATGCACCTAAAGCTAAAGTAATTAAGACATTGGAATTTCTGGGATTTACTGTTATTAGAGAGCGAGAGCATATTGTTATGGAGCGAGAAAACGAAGATGGAAAAAAAACTCCACTGACTATGCCTAACCACTCTCAAATTAAAGGTTCGACGTTGAGATCCATCTGTACTCAAGCGGGTATCTCAAGAGAGGATTTTTTATCTGCTTATGAGCAAATCTGA
- a CDS encoding pantothenate kinase, which translates to MKPYKHPEHTENVWLALEIGNSRLHWALFLGETLSSAWDTDYIPESLIHQLAKCQTLNDLLEKIFPPAQRTDEQKVHGGNSLPSLLVASVVPSQTAIWQTYPNIRVITLDQVPLKGIYPTLGIDRALALWGAGKTWGFPMLVIDAGTALTFTAADANQCLIGGAILPGIGLQFATLAQQTGQLPLVEMQSFASLPPRFGLNTTEAIQSGVIYTLLAGIKDFIEAWWQLFPNGKIAIKGGDRTLLLNYLQALYPEITAHLIVEPNLIFLGMCLD; encoded by the coding sequence GTGAAACCGTATAAGCACCCAGAACACACAGAGAATGTTTGGCTAGCTTTGGAAATTGGGAATTCTCGGCTGCATTGGGCATTATTTCTAGGCGAGACGCTTTCCTCAGCTTGGGATACCGACTATATACCAGAGTCTCTCATACACCAGTTGGCTAAGTGTCAAACCCTGAATGATTTACTAGAGAAAATTTTTCCGCCCGCTCAGAGAACTGATGAACAAAAAGTACACGGAGGCAATTCCCTCCCCTCTCTGCTCGTTGCCTCTGTAGTTCCCAGCCAAACTGCTATTTGGCAAACTTACCCCAACATTCGGGTTATTACCTTAGATCAAGTACCGCTCAAAGGTATATATCCCACATTAGGAATTGACCGTGCTTTAGCTTTGTGGGGTGCGGGGAAAACTTGGGGTTTTCCAATGTTGGTGATTGATGCTGGGACAGCGCTGACTTTTACAGCGGCGGATGCTAACCAATGTTTGATTGGTGGTGCAATTCTCCCAGGAATAGGTTTACAATTTGCGACTCTCGCTCAACAAACAGGACAATTACCATTAGTAGAAATGCAAAGTTTTGCCTCTCTACCACCACGTTTTGGGCTGAATACTACAGAAGCAATTCAAAGTGGAGTTATTTACACTTTATTAGCTGGAATCAAAGATTTTATTGAAGCGTGGTGGCAATTATTTCCTAATGGGAAAATTGCGATTAAAGGGGGCGATCGCACTTTATTACTAAACTATCTACAAGCCTTATATCCTGAAATTACAGCACATTTGATTGTGGAACCAAATTTAATTTTTTTAGGAATGTGTTTAGATTAG